The following coding sequences are from one Nilaparvata lugens isolate BPH chromosome 4, ASM1435652v1, whole genome shotgun sequence window:
- the LOC111054788 gene encoding protein max isoform X1 gives MSDDDRDIDIESAEKRAHHNALERKRRDHIKDSFSSLRDSVPALQGEKVDNSIDEGRSTSRNNHFQASRAQILKKAADYIQFMRRKNSAHQQDIDDLRRQNSLLESQIRTLEKSKPNGNFAADPNDLGLESGYPHESGSDTSDSDTRSARKTKKLKVSSGL, from the exons atgagtGACGACGATAGagatattgatattgaaagt GCGGAAAAACGGGCACATCACAATGCTTTGGAACGGAAAAGACGAGACCACATTAAAGATAGTTTTAGCAGTTTGCGAGATTCCGTACCGGCTCTCCAAGGAGAGAAAGTG GATAATTCGATTGATGAGGGTAGAAGTACAAGCAGAAATAATCATTTCCAGGCCAGCCGAGCGCAGATTCTGAAGAAAGCCGCCGATTACATACAGTTTATGAGACGGAAAAATTCGGCTCACCAGCAGGACATTGATGACTTACGGAGGCAAAACTCACTTCTTGAATCTCAAA TTCGCACATTGGAAAAATCAAAACCTAATGGAAACTTTGCAGCTGATCCGAATGATTTAGGGTTGGAGAGTGGCTACCCTCATGAATCAGGGTCGGACACTTCAGATTCGGACACTAGATCTGCTAGGAAGACGAAAAAGTTGAAAGTGAGCAGTGGCCTGTGA
- the LOC111054788 gene encoding protein max isoform X2 encodes MSDDDRDIDIESAEKRAHHNALERKRRDHIKDSFSSLRDSVPALQGEKVASRAQILKKAADYIQFMRRKNSAHQQDIDDLRRQNSLLESQIRTLEKSKPNGNFAADPNDLGLESGYPHESGSDTSDSDTRSARKTKKLKVSSGL; translated from the exons atgagtGACGACGATAGagatattgatattgaaagt GCGGAAAAACGGGCACATCACAATGCTTTGGAACGGAAAAGACGAGACCACATTAAAGATAGTTTTAGCAGTTTGCGAGATTCCGTACCGGCTCTCCAAGGAGAGAAAGTG GCCAGCCGAGCGCAGATTCTGAAGAAAGCCGCCGATTACATACAGTTTATGAGACGGAAAAATTCGGCTCACCAGCAGGACATTGATGACTTACGGAGGCAAAACTCACTTCTTGAATCTCAAA TTCGCACATTGGAAAAATCAAAACCTAATGGAAACTTTGCAGCTGATCCGAATGATTTAGGGTTGGAGAGTGGCTACCCTCATGAATCAGGGTCGGACACTTCAGATTCGGACACTAGATCTGCTAGGAAGACGAAAAAGTTGAAAGTGAGCAGTGGCCTGTGA